TTTGCCAGTCAGAGCCCTCAAATAATGGGTAAGCTCCTTTTTCTCGCGCAAGTGCACTCGATGCACGAATCGTTAAGTATGCAATATGCTCGTATAATTTATCAGCATAGTCAACTGCCTCATCCGACTCCCATTGAATTTCCTTCAAGGCAAGTAAATGATGCCAACCAAATGTCCCTAGCCCAATTCCACGATAACGAGCATTAGTACGCTCCGCTTGTTTCACAGGAATAGTATTTAAGGCAATGACATTATCTAACATGCGCACTTGAATCGGTATTAAACGCTCTAACACACCAGCCGGAACAGCCTTCCCTAAATTGACAGAAGATAAATTACATACAACAAAATCTCCAGGCTTACGACGTGTCACAATCACATCATCTTCTAACGTAATGGATTCGAATTGCGTTGGCGACATGTTTTGGAAAATTTCAGTACATAAATTTGAACTATAAATCATCCCTTCGTGCTTATTTGGATTCATGCGATTTACTTCATCGCGGTAAAACATAAATGGTACACCTGTTTCCAACTGTGAACGCATAATACGCTTCATAATATCGATTGCGGGCACCACTTCTCGACTTAATAGTGGATTGGCAATGCACGACGCATATTTATCTCGGAAAGAGCCTTGTCCTTTTTGCTCATCATAACAATCTTCGAGTGAGAAGCCCATTACCTCACGTACTTCATGTGGGTCAAATAAATGCCACTCTCCACGCGCTTCGACTGCTTCCATAAAAATATCTGGTAAACATAAACCAGTGAAAATATCATGTGCGCGTAATCGTTCGTCTCCATTATTTAAACGTAAATCTAAAAACGTAAAGACATCTTTATGCCAAACATCTAAATAAACAGCGATTGCGCCTTGGCGTTGACCAAGCTGATCCACTGACACCGCTGTATTATTGAGCTGTTTGATCCAAGGCAGTACTCCACTAGATGCGCCTTTAAACCCTTTAATAGAGGAGCCGCGACTACGGATTTTTCCCATGTAAACGCCTATACCGCCCCCGTATTTCGATAATGTTGCAACATCTGTGTTCGTATCATAAATACTTTGTAAACTATCATCTACCGTATCAATAAAGCAGCTTGAAAGCTGGCCATGTGTTTTTCCGGCATTTGACAATGTCGGTGTTGCAACCGTCATATATAAATTACTCATCGCCCAATACGATTCTCGTACTTTTTCTAAGCGGTTTTCCGTTTCATCTTGCATCAATGTCATTGCAATGACCATCCAACGCTCTTGCGGTAATTCTACAGGTGTTTTTGTATAATCACGCACAACATAGCGGTCCATTAACGTTTTTAAACCGATATACGTAAACAGTTCATCACGACTCTGTTCAAGATAAGACGCAAGCTCGACTAGCTCTAGTTCACTATACTTCGTCGTTAAACAGTCATGATAAAGCCCTGCCTCGGTATAGCGAGCAAGTTGCTCTGGAAATACCTTATAGACATCTTCCACCCCAACGCCACGACGGGTAGCAAATTGATCATACAATTTTTCTAAGTAAATTTGGGCAGCAACAAATGTCCAATATGGCTCTTCCTCATCAATAAGACTAAGTGTTTGTAAAATCATCGCATCCGCCCAAGCTTCAAATGTAGCATTGTCATTTTTTCGTAGCCATCTATCCGATAATCTTACAAAGCTTTCAAGCTCCTCCTCTGTGTAACTTTTCTTTAACTTAGCCATCTGTTGTTCGATTTGAATTGTCATATTCCCATTCT
This DNA window, taken from Lysinibacillus sp. FSL M8-0337, encodes the following:
- a CDS encoding ribonucleoside-diphosphate reductase subunit alpha translates to MTIQIEQQMAKLKKSYTEEELESFVRLSDRWLRKNDNATFEAWADAMILQTLSLIDEEEPYWTFVAAQIYLEKLYDQFATRRGVGVEDVYKVFPEQLARYTEAGLYHDCLTTKYSELELVELASYLEQSRDELFTYIGLKTLMDRYVVRDYTKTPVELPQERWMVIAMTLMQDETENRLEKVRESYWAMSNLYMTVATPTLSNAGKTHGQLSSCFIDTVDDSLQSIYDTNTDVATLSKYGGGIGVYMGKIRSRGSSIKGFKGASSGVLPWIKQLNNTAVSVDQLGQRQGAIAVYLDVWHKDVFTFLDLRLNNGDERLRAHDIFTGLCLPDIFMEAVEARGEWHLFDPHEVREVMGFSLEDCYDEQKGQGSFRDKYASCIANPLLSREVVPAIDIMKRIMRSQLETGVPFMFYRDEVNRMNPNKHEGMIYSSNLCTEIFQNMSPTQFESITLEDDVIVTRRKPGDFVVCNLSSVNLGKAVPAGVLERLIPIQVRMLDNVIALNTIPVKQAERTNARYRGIGLGTFGWHHLLALKEIQWESDEAVDYADKLYEHIAYLTIRASSALAREKGAYPLFEGSDWQTGAYFDKRSYNSDKWQALRADVANYGMRNGYVMAVAPNSSTSILAGSTATIDPIFQKSYSEEKKDYKIPVTVPDLSPVTTWYYKSAYFIDQNWTIKQNAARARHIDQGISLNLYVQNTIQAKDLLALHLNAWASGVKTTYYVRSTSVELLECESCAS